Part of the uncultured Desulfobacter sp. genome, GGGAATGACATCCAGGTCGTAGGCTTTAACGGTCTGCTCATAGCATGCTTTAACGATATCCTGGACAAAGGCCAGCTCTTTTTCGTTACAGGTTACCGGTACCATAATTTCGGGCATGGGGTTTTTGCCCGCTTTGATCAATTCTGCACACGCCTCAAAGATGGCCTGCACCTGCATCTGGGAGATTTCAGGATAGGTGATCCCAAGTCTGACCCCCCTGTGCCCGATCATGGGGTTGGATTCCAGCAGCTGCTCACTGCGCTTGAACACCTCTTCGATGTCAATATGCAGCGCATCGGCGATTTCCTGCTGATTTTCCAGGGACTGGGGCACAAATTCATGCAGGGGCGGGTCCAGCAGGCGCATGGTCACGGGCAGATTGTCCATGACCTCCAAAGTTGTCTTGAGTTCCTCTTTGACAAAGGGAAACAGCTCTTTAAGAGCTGCCTCTCTTTCGTCGTGGGTCTTGCTTAAAATCATTTTGCGCAAAAGAAAAAGAGGCGTATCTGAATTGGCACCGTAAAACATGTGCTCTGTTCTGAAAAGTCCGATCCCCTGGGCGCCAAATTCAAGGGCGGTTGCGGCATCTTCCGGGGTGTCCGCATTGGTGCGAACCTGCATGGCCCGGTATTTATCCGCAATGCTCATGAATGTCTTGAATCTGACATTTTCCGAGGCATCTTTCATTTTGAGCTTACCCTCGTAGACAATGCCTTTGGTGCCGTTCAGGGTGAAGGTGTCGCCCTCCTTGAATGTCCGGGTGCCCACACGAAGTTCTTTGGTTTCAAAATTGATCTTAAGGGCGCCTGCGCCCACAATACAACATTTGCCCCATCCCCTGGCCACCAGGGCCGCATGGGAGGTCATACCGCCCCGGGCCGTGAGAACGGCGGCTGCCGCCCGCATGCCTTCGATATCTTCGGGATTGGTCTCTTCTCTGACCAGAATGACTTTTTTGTCTGATTTGGCCCATTGCACCGCATCGTCGGAGGAGAACACAATCTGCCCCCATGCACCGCCGGGACCTGCGGGAAGCCCTTCTGCAACCTTGACAGCTGCTTTTTCGGCATCGGGGTCCACAATGGGGTGAAGCATGTCATCCAGGATTTTAGGATCAAGGCGGCACACCATGGTCTTTTCGTCAATGGTGCCTTCTTCGAGCATGTCCATGGCCATGTTCAGGGCTGCGGTGGCCGTGCGTTTACCCACCCGGCACTGGAGCATGTATAGTCTACCTTCCTGGATGGTGAATTCGATGTCCTGCATGTCCTTGTAATGCGCTTCTAAGAGATTTCTGATCTCAAACAACTGCTGGTAAAGCTCGGGCATGGACTCTTCCAAGGACGCCAGGTGTTTGTTCTGCATATTTTTGGTGTCGTTGTTTAATGGGTTCGGGGTACGGGTCCCTGCCACCACATCTTCTCCCTGGGCATTGACCAGCCACTCTCCATAGAATTTATTGTCGCCCGTGGCAGGATCCCTGGTAAAGGCAACCCCCGTGGCCGATGTGTCGCCCATGTTTCCGAACACCATGGTCTGGACATTGACGGCCGTACCCCAGCTGTCGGGGATATGTTCAATGCGCCGGTAGGAAACGGCCCGTTTCCCGTTCCAGCTTTTAAAAACAGCACCGATGGCGCCCATGAGCTGAGCTTTGGGGTCATCGGGGAAATCAGCCCCCAGATCTTCCCGGATTTTTTTCTTAAACCGGTCGCACAGGCTTTTTAAATCTTCGGTTGAGATGTCGGTGTCATTGTCATAGCCCTTGTCGTTTTTCAGGTTGTTCATCATCATTTCAAGGTTCATGCGGATACCCATGCCGTCCCTGGGGCTGACCTGTTCTGCTTTTTCCATGACCACATCGGAATACATCATGATCAGCCGGCGGTAGGCATCATACACAAACCATTCATTGTCGGTTTTTTTAATCAATCCCGGGATTGTGGTGGTACACAGGCCGACATTCAATATGGTCTCCATCATTCCTGGCATTGAGCTTCTGGCTCCGGACCTGCAGGATACCAGCAATGGATTTTCCGGGTTACCGAAAACCATGCCGGTATGGGACTCGATGTTGGCCATGGCTTTGAGAATTTCATCTTCAAGGGTATCCGGAAAGCGGCCGTTTAAATCAAAATAGTGATTACAGCATTCCGTTGATATAGTAAAACCGGGAGGAACTGGCAGTTTCAACTTTGCCATCTCTGCAAGGTTGGCGCCTTTTCCGCCTAAAAGGTTTTTTTGACTAGCATCCCCATCTGTTTTATCAGGTCCGAACTCATAGATGTATTTGGTCATTTTCATTCACCGCTTGTATGGTTAAAGTCTTAAAATTTTAAAGACATTCTTTAATTAAAGACAAATTGATGTTTGGCTTACTCATGCCGTGGAATCAGCCGGTATTTGATTTATTCATAAAGCCTATCAAGAATTAACATTTACTATTAAAACTTTGGGTAAATCAAGTCAAATAAAATCTTATGTTTATAAATTACGGCGTCAATGATAATATTGCCCTCTTTAAATTTGGTGCACAGCCAGTTCTTTATCGCGTGTGGACTAATTGTGATAAAGAGCTGGGGCAAACAGGAGGAATAAATGCTGAATATAGAATCCATAACCAAAGGATTCGCCGATCAGGTATTGCTTGACAACACGGGCATCCAGATCAATTCCGGTGAACGGGTGGGCCTGGTGGGAAGAAACGGTCATGGAAAAACCACGCTTTTAAATATCATTGCAGGCACGGAGCACCCCGATGACGGGCGGGTTATTGTGCCCAGTGGATATCGGATCGGCGTGCTGTCCCAGCATATAAAATTCAGCAAACCTACGGTCCTTGAAGAGGCCATGCTTGGCCTGCCGGACCATGAGCGCGACCATTTCTGGAAAGCTGAAAAGATTTTGTCGGGTCTGGGGTTTTCCGAAGACGCCATGCAAAAGGACCCGATGCAGTTTTCCGGCGGCTACCAGGTGCGGTTAAATCTTGCAAAAGTATTGGTCTCCGAACCTGACCTGCTGATTCTTGATGAGCCCACCAATTATCTGGACATTACATCCATCCGCTGGATTACCGGATTTCTTATCTCCTGGCCAAGGGAGATGCTTCTAGTAACCCATGACCGGGGATTCATGGATAATGTGGTCACCCATGTTGTGGGGATTCACCGCCGCAAGATGAAAAAGATAGAGGGCGATACGGCTAAATATTATCTCCAGGTGGCCCAGGACGAAGAGATCTATGAAAAAACCCGGGTCAATGAGGAAAAGCGCAAAAAAGAGATTGAACTGTTCATCAGCCGGTTCCGGGCCAAGGCAAGGCTGGCCAACATGGTGCAGTCCAGAGTCAAGACCCTTGCCAAGCTTGACTCAAAAGACAAACTGGCAGAATTGAAAAACTTGGATTTTTCCTTTAATTATCTGCCGTTTGCCGGAAAACAAGTGCTGACTTGCGAAGAGTTAACGTTTGGGTACGATAAAAACAATCCGCTAATTAAAGACTTCTCTTTGACCGTCTATCCCGGGGACCGCGTCGCTGTGATCGGTAAAAACGGAAAAGGGAAAACCACATTCTTAAAATTAATCAGTCAGAGTATGGAGCCGGACTCAGGATGGGTAAGACCCAATCCGGGTGTGGCAATCGGCTATTTTGAGCAGACCAATATCCAGACCTTGAATCAGCAGTTTACTGTGGAAGAAGAGATTTTGCACGCCTATCCTGAAACCGATCGCCAGATGGCCAGAAACATCTGCGGCGCCATGATGTTTGAACAGGATGCGGCTTTGAAAAAGATCAGTGTTCTGTCCGGCGGGGAAAAGGCAAGGGTCATGCTGGGTAAACTGTTGATCCGGCCTTTGAATCTTCTGCTCTTGGATGAGCCGTCAAACCATCTTGACATTGAATCCAGTGATGCCTTTGTGGAGGCGCTAAATGCCTTTGAGGGTGCAGTGGTCCTTGTCACCCATAATGAGATGTTTCTGCATGCCCTGGCAAACCGCCTGGTGATATTTAACTCCACCGGCATCGATATCTTTGAGGGTACCTACCAGGAATTTCTTGAAAAACAGGGGTGGGAAGATGAAGAACAGATCCCTGTCCGGCGAAAAAAAAACGCACAGCTTCCCAAAAAAGAGCTGCGCAAAAGAAAATCGGAGATTGTGGCCGAAAGATCAAAGCAGTTAACGCCGATAAATAAAACGATTAATAAACTTGAACGCGAGATCGAGGCAAAGGAAGCCAAAATGGCCCGGGTGAACGACGATCTGCTTGCGGCATCCCAGGACCAGGACGGATTAAAAATTGCCACTTTATCCAAAGAACATGCTAAACTGGAATCCGAAATTGAGGCCCTGTTTGATACCTTTGCGGACATCTCAGAGCAGGCAGATAAGATAAAAAATAAATTTGACCGGGAATTGGCCGGCCTTGAAGGTGGGGATTAAGATGGACAAACAAAAGCTGACATTCTATTATGGTATTATTCTGATCATCGTGGGGCTCGCGGTTTTTATCCGGGTGCCCCAGGTGATATCTCAAATTGAGACCATTGATTTTTTTAAAAATAAAATTGGAATCGTACGATTCTGCTCCTACTTTTTAGGCTTTCTTCTTGTCCTGGCCGGGGGTATCCGGGTGGGCAAAAATTATAAGAAGTCATAAGCGATTCAAGGATATTTTATGGCTGACAGCACTGCTTTAAAATCCGGTTCCAGCCTTAAATCGACCATTAAAGATCAGTCTGGTGCTGGAAAAGTTAAAATCGGTGAAATCCTGTCCAAAGAAGGGCAGATTACCTCCATTATGCTCAACGAGGCCCTCACGGTCCAGAAAAAGACCAGCGAGCGGCTGTCGGGAATCTTGCTCCAAAAAGGCTATATTGATCCGGATACCATAGTCAATGTGCTCGGCCGGCTGTACAACTATAAGACGGTTTCTTTTTCAGAGATAAAACCAGACCCCGGGGCCTTGAAGCTTCTGCCCTATGATGAGGCTAAAAAATATCTGGTTTTTCCTTTGAAAGTGACCGGGGACGATCTGCAGGTCTGCATGGCCGAACCCACAGATACGGATGTGGTTGCTGATCTTGGCAAAAAAACCCGAAAAAACATCCAGGCTTTTGTCTCCACTGAAAATGATATCATCCAGGCCTATCGTGATTACTATAAAATCTCCGATGAAGAGTACAAAAGTTTTCTTCATTTTGAAGAAGAGGCGGACGATGATGAACCGGTAACCTCTGTGGATGATTTTGGGTCGCTGGTTTCCGAGGCCGCCGAGGAGCTTGAGGTGGCTTCCGCCGATACGGACGCAGGCCACGATGAGTTTATGGCTTCGGACGCACCCATCATCAAACTGGTCAACGGTATCCTGACCAAAGCAATCAATGATGGCGTGTCGGATATCCACATTGAGCCCTTTGAAAAATCTTTTCAGGTACGTTACCGTCTGGACGGCGGCATGTACAAGGCCATGAACCTGCCGCTATCAATTAAAAACGCCGTCATTTCAAGGGTGAAGATTCTTGCGTCCCTGGACATTGCCGAGCGCAGGATTCCCCAGGACGGCCGAATCAAACTGCGGCTGGGCAAGAAAAAATCTGTGGATTTTCGTGTCTCCTCGTTGCCGACCCTGTTTGGCGAGAGCATTGTTATGCGTATTCTGGACCAGAGCGCATTGAGCGTTGATTTAACCCGCTTAGGGTTTGAATCCGGCACCTTTGATATGCTTAAGCGCTGCATTTCCAGACCCTACGGCCTGCTGTTGGTGACCGGCCCCACAGGTTCAGGTAAAACCACGACCTTGTATTCCATTCTCAACCGTCTGAATAAAGACGATATTAAGATCCTGACCGCTGAGGACCCCGTGGAGTTCAACTTTAAAGGCATCAACCAGGTACCGGTGAAAGAGGAGGTCGGCATGACCTTTGCCGCAGCCCTGAAAGCCTTTCTCAGGCAGGATCCGGATATCATCATGGTGGGCGAGATCCGTGATATTGATACGGCTGAGATTGCCATCAAGGCCGCCATGACAGGCCATCTTGTGTTCGCCACCCTGCATACCAATGACTGCCCGTCCACCATCGGCCGGCTTGTGGATATCGGCATTCCGCCCTATATGCTGGCCTCATCGGTGACCATGGTTCTGTCCCAGCGTCTTGGGCGAAGGCTTTGCCCGGACTGCAAGCAGGTGGTGACCGGGCACAATCCCGACGATTTGGAACTGCACGGGTTTCATAAAAATGATATTCCGGACCTGACCATTTACGGGCCCAAAGGGTGTCCCCACTGCAATGGTACCGGGTACAAGGGCCGGGTCGGGCTGTATGAACTCATGGAAGTGACCGATGAGGTGGCTAAAGCCATCTCTGCGGAAGTGCCCGAAGACCAGCTGCGCAAGGTGGCCATCGCCGAAGGCATGGTCACCTTAAGGGATGCCGGCCTTGTTAAGGT contains:
- the ppdK gene encoding pyruvate, phosphate dikinase, whose product is MTKYIYEFGPDKTDGDASQKNLLGGKGANLAEMAKLKLPVPPGFTISTECCNHYFDLNGRFPDTLEDEILKAMANIESHTGMVFGNPENPLLVSCRSGARSSMPGMMETILNVGLCTTTIPGLIKKTDNEWFVYDAYRRLIMMYSDVVMEKAEQVSPRDGMGIRMNLEMMMNNLKNDKGYDNDTDISTEDLKSLCDRFKKKIREDLGADFPDDPKAQLMGAIGAVFKSWNGKRAVSYRRIEHIPDSWGTAVNVQTMVFGNMGDTSATGVAFTRDPATGDNKFYGEWLVNAQGEDVVAGTRTPNPLNNDTKNMQNKHLASLEESMPELYQQLFEIRNLLEAHYKDMQDIEFTIQEGRLYMLQCRVGKRTATAALNMAMDMLEEGTIDEKTMVCRLDPKILDDMLHPIVDPDAEKAAVKVAEGLPAGPGGAWGQIVFSSDDAVQWAKSDKKVILVREETNPEDIEGMRAAAAVLTARGGMTSHAALVARGWGKCCIVGAGALKINFETKELRVGTRTFKEGDTFTLNGTKGIVYEGKLKMKDASENVRFKTFMSIADKYRAMQVRTNADTPEDAATALEFGAQGIGLFRTEHMFYGANSDTPLFLLRKMILSKTHDEREAALKELFPFVKEELKTTLEVMDNLPVTMRLLDPPLHEFVPQSLENQQEIADALHIDIEEVFKRSEQLLESNPMIGHRGVRLGITYPEISQMQVQAIFEACAELIKAGKNPMPEIMVPVTCNEKELAFVQDIVKACYEQTVKAYDLDVIPYLYGTMIEIPRAALIADKMAEYAQFFSFGTNDLTQMTFGFSRDDIGSFMNDYIDNAILSSDPFETLDQEAVGGLVTTAVERGRKTRPDIKLGICGEHGGDPESVFFCHKAGLSYVSCSPYRVPIARLAASQAAIMYPDCR
- a CDS encoding ABC-F family ATP-binding cassette domain-containing protein → MLNIESITKGFADQVLLDNTGIQINSGERVGLVGRNGHGKTTLLNIIAGTEHPDDGRVIVPSGYRIGVLSQHIKFSKPTVLEEAMLGLPDHERDHFWKAEKILSGLGFSEDAMQKDPMQFSGGYQVRLNLAKVLVSEPDLLILDEPTNYLDITSIRWITGFLISWPREMLLVTHDRGFMDNVVTHVVGIHRRKMKKIEGDTAKYYLQVAQDEEIYEKTRVNEEKRKKEIELFISRFRAKARLANMVQSRVKTLAKLDSKDKLAELKNLDFSFNYLPFAGKQVLTCEELTFGYDKNNPLIKDFSLTVYPGDRVAVIGKNGKGKTTFLKLISQSMEPDSGWVRPNPGVAIGYFEQTNIQTLNQQFTVEEEILHAYPETDRQMARNICGAMMFEQDAALKKISVLSGGEKARVMLGKLLIRPLNLLLLDEPSNHLDIESSDAFVEALNAFEGAVVLVTHNEMFLHALANRLVIFNSTGIDIFEGTYQEFLEKQGWEDEEQIPVRRKKNAQLPKKELRKRKSEIVAERSKQLTPINKTINKLEREIEAKEAKMARVNDDLLAASQDQDGLKIATLSKEHAKLESEIEALFDTFADISEQADKIKNKFDRELAGLEGGD
- the pilB gene encoding type IV-A pilus assembly ATPase PilB, coding for MADSTALKSGSSLKSTIKDQSGAGKVKIGEILSKEGQITSIMLNEALTVQKKTSERLSGILLQKGYIDPDTIVNVLGRLYNYKTVSFSEIKPDPGALKLLPYDEAKKYLVFPLKVTGDDLQVCMAEPTDTDVVADLGKKTRKNIQAFVSTENDIIQAYRDYYKISDEEYKSFLHFEEEADDDEPVTSVDDFGSLVSEAAEELEVASADTDAGHDEFMASDAPIIKLVNGILTKAINDGVSDIHIEPFEKSFQVRYRLDGGMYKAMNLPLSIKNAVISRVKILASLDIAERRIPQDGRIKLRLGKKKSVDFRVSSLPTLFGESIVMRILDQSALSVDLTRLGFESGTFDMLKRCISRPYGLLLVTGPTGSGKTTTLYSILNRLNKDDIKILTAEDPVEFNFKGINQVPVKEEVGMTFAAALKAFLRQDPDIIMVGEIRDIDTAEIAIKAAMTGHLVFATLHTNDCPSTIGRLVDIGIPPYMLASSVTMVLSQRLGRRLCPDCKQVVTGHNPDDLELHGFHKNDIPDLTIYGPKGCPHCNGTGYKGRVGLYELMEVTDEVAKAISAEVPEDQLRKVAIAEGMVTLRDAGLVKVKTAETSLDEVLKKTVITKEALPAYLVNPDIEQYEDKDVIIREGNTDIDFFKLVQGAVYVVKGGKMIAEITQPGEYFGEMAAITGTSRSASIISKGRSKIKRFPGDKLIEIIEKYPDVAKHLFTVLADRLNETDRKLVSLYNQLKKRKDSAS